From Herbaspirillum sp. WKF16:
CGGCATCGAGCAGGTGAACCAGGCCATCACGCAGATGGACGAGGTGACCCAGCAGAACGCCGCGCTGGTGGAGCAGGCTGCCGCCGCCGCGCAGTCGCTGCAGGCGCAGGCCACCAAGCTGGTGGGCGCGGTCAGCATCTTCAAGATCGATGCGCATGCCGCCACCGTGACAGCGCGCCCGGCGCCGGCGGCCAGGCGCGCCGCCGCGCCGGTTGCCGCTCCTGCGCCCGTTGCCGCCGCGCCCAAGCCCGCAGCCGCAGCCGCGCCCAAGCTGCCGACGCCAGCCGCCAAGCCCGCCGCGGGCAGCAGCCGCGCCAAGGACGATAGCCAGGATTGGGAAGAGTTCTGACGCGCCGGCAACCGGGTGCAAACGAAAAAACCTCCGTCTTGCGACGGAGGTTTTTTTTCGTCCTGCCGGTGCGTCGTTACCGCGATCAGGCTTGCGTGTACGAGGTCTTCACCGTGGTGTAGAACTCGGCGGCGTAGGTGCCTTGCTCGCGCGCGCCGTAGCTGGAACCCTTGCGACCGCCGAAGGGCACGTGATAGTCGACGCCGGCGGTAGCGGTGTTGACCATCACCATGCCGGCCTGGGCGTGGCGCTTGAAGTGGGTGGCGTACTTCAGCGAGGTGGTGCAGATGCCCGAGGACAGGCCGAACTCGGTGTCGTTGGCCAGCTGCAGGGCGTGCTCGTAGTTGTCGGCCGGGATCACGGCGGCCACCGGGCCGAAGATTTCCTCGCGCGAGATGCGCATGTCGTTGTGGGCGTCGGCGAACAGGGCCGGCGCCATGTAGAAGCCCTCGGTCTCGCGCGCGATGCGTTCGCCGCCGGAGACCAGCTTGGCGCCTTCATCGCGGCCGATGGCGACGTAGGACATGTCCTGATCCAGCTGCGACTGGTCGACCACGGGGCCGATGTGGGTCTCCTTTTGCAACGCGTGGCCGACCCTGACCTTGGCCAGCTGCTCGCGCGCGGCTTCGATGAAGCGCGGGTAGATGCCCTTCTCGACGATCAGGCGGCTCGACGCCGTGCAGCGCTGGCCGGTGGAGAAGAAGGCGCCTTGCACGGCGGCCGTGACGGCGACGTCGAGGTCGGCGTCGTTCAGCACCACCATCGGGTTCTTGCCGCCCATCTCCAGCTGGAACTTGGCCATGCGCGCAATCGCGCCCTGCGCCACGCGGTTG
This genomic window contains:
- a CDS encoding aldehyde dehydrogenase family protein, which translates into the protein MTQFANLINGEWLQGASVNKNINPSDLSDVIGEYAQADAAQTDTAIAAAHAAFPAWSIGSIQARADALDKIGAEILARREELGALLSREEGKTLPEGIGEATRAGNIFKFFAAEALRIRGDKLASVRPGMDVEITREPLGVIGIIAPWNFPLAIPAWKIAPALAYGNTVVFKPAELVPGSGWAIADIISRSGIPAGVFNLVMGRGSVVGQRFIDDRRVAGISFTGSVATGNRVAQGAIARMAKFQLEMGGKNPMVVLNDADLDVAVTAAVQGAFFSTGQRCTASSRLIVEKGIYPRFIEAAREQLAKVRVGHALQKETHIGPVVDQSQLDQDMSYVAIGRDEGAKLVSGGERIARETEGFYMAPALFADAHNDMRISREEIFGPVAAVIPADNYEHALQLANDTEFGLSSGICTTSLKYATHFKRHAQAGMVMVNTATAGVDYHVPFGGRKGSSYGAREQGTYAAEFYTTVKTSYTQA